A window of Coregonus clupeaformis isolate EN_2021a chromosome 28, ASM2061545v1, whole genome shotgun sequence contains these coding sequences:
- the LOC123482162 gene encoding BCL2/adenovirus E1B 19 kDa protein-interacting protein 2-like isoform X2, with amino-acid sequence MSARLYKGKCERSPEGAKAAPYIQDMELREEWQDEEFPRPLPEDAHSPETPGENAERPAPPTSLALSGNPIRKKRLVAPTLSLTLSRTDSADRSVKSGDTGYSAAALSPDEDDTDLDINLEALETPSDSESCNFPDSMHELEWEDDLPRLGRGEDGVSGTTVMEQAEMGSMELDQVDNRGRRWRRFCVAGQEYHVNMSVLEPYLQVLSHGGMPMGFLGYYGQAMNAIIMFSSCYLPENTVENYEYVMDNLFRYIVGTLDLMVSEGYVMVYLCSMAPRNKMPAIKWLRQCYTSIDRRLRKDLKGLFVVHPAWYIKALITVVKPFISEKFSRKIRFIHSLQELSEYIPMERLQIPDSIREYDARMNG; translated from the exons ATGAGTGCGCGTTTATACAAAGGAAAGTGCGAAAG GAGTCCAGAGGGGGCGAAGGCTGCTCCCTACATCCAGGACATGGAGCTGAGGGAGGAATGGCAGGATGAGGAGTTCCCCAG ACCGCTTCCTGAAGATGCCCATAGTCCTGAGACCCCAGGAGAAAATGCAGAGAGACCAG CTCCACCCACCAGCCTGGCCCTTTCAGGAAACCCCATAAGGAAGAAGCGTCTGGTGGCGCCCACCCTCAGCCTGACCCTGTCCCGCACCGACTCAGCAGACCGCAGTGTGAAGTCGGGGGACACCGGGTACTCCGCCGCCGCTCTCTCACCCGACGAAGACGACACGGACCTGGACATCAACCTGGAGGCCCTGGAGACGCCCTCAGACAGCGAGTCCTGCAACTTCCCTGACAGCATGCACGAACTGGAgtgggagg ATGACCTGCCGCGGCTGGGCCGGGGGGAGGATGGTGTCTCAGGCACCACGGTGATGGAGCAGGCAGAGATGGGCTCCATGGAGCTAGACCAGGTGGACAACAGGGGGCGCCGCTGGAGAAGGTTCTGCGTGGCAGGACAGGAGTACCACGTCAACATGAGTGTCCTGGAGCCATACCTCCAGGTGCTGTCCCACGGAG GTATGCCTATGGGTTTCCTAGGTTACTACGGGCAGGCTATGAATGCCATCATCATGTTCTCCTCCTGTTACCTACCAGAGAACACGGTGGAGAACTATGAGTACGTCATGGACAATCTCTTCAG GTACATAGTGGGCACGCTGGACCTGATGGTGTCAGAAGGCTATGTCATGGTGTACCTGTGCAGCATGGCACCCAGGAATAAGATGCCCGCCATCAAATGGCTGCGACAGTGTTACACCTCCATTGACAGAAG GTTGAGGAAGGATCTGAAGGGACTCTTTGTAGTCCACCCTGCCTGGTACATCAAAGCACTCATCACTGTCGTCAAGCCTTTCATCAG TGAGAAGTTCAGCCGGAAGATCCGCTTCATTCACAGCCTGCAGGAGCTGTCCGAGTACATCCCCATGGAACGCCTGCAGATTCCCGACAGCATCCGAGA GTATGATGCGAGGATGAACGGATGA
- the LOC123482162 gene encoding BCL2/adenovirus E1B 19 kDa protein-interacting protein 2-like isoform X3 produces MGTYTDQGDQYMLNGSPEGAKAAPYIQDMELREEWQDEEFPRPLPEDAHSPETPGENAERPAPPTSLALSGNPIRKKRLVAPTLSLTLSRTDSADRSVKSGDTGYSAAALSPDEDDTDLDINLEALETPSDSESCNFPDSMHELEWEDDLPRLGRGEDGVSGTTVMEQAEMGSMELDQVDNRGRRWRRFCVAGQEYHVNMSVLEPYLQVLSHGGYYGQAMNAIIMFSSCYLPENTVENYEYVMDNLFRYIVGTLDLMVSEGYVMVYLCSMAPRNKMPAIKWLRQCYTSIDRRLRKDLKGLFVVHPAWYIKALITVVKPFISEKFSRKIRFIHSLQELSEYIPMERLQIPDSIREYDARMNG; encoded by the exons GAGTCCAGAGGGGGCGAAGGCTGCTCCCTACATCCAGGACATGGAGCTGAGGGAGGAATGGCAGGATGAGGAGTTCCCCAG ACCGCTTCCTGAAGATGCCCATAGTCCTGAGACCCCAGGAGAAAATGCAGAGAGACCAG CTCCACCCACCAGCCTGGCCCTTTCAGGAAACCCCATAAGGAAGAAGCGTCTGGTGGCGCCCACCCTCAGCCTGACCCTGTCCCGCACCGACTCAGCAGACCGCAGTGTGAAGTCGGGGGACACCGGGTACTCCGCCGCCGCTCTCTCACCCGACGAAGACGACACGGACCTGGACATCAACCTGGAGGCCCTGGAGACGCCCTCAGACAGCGAGTCCTGCAACTTCCCTGACAGCATGCACGAACTGGAgtgggagg ATGACCTGCCGCGGCTGGGCCGGGGGGAGGATGGTGTCTCAGGCACCACGGTGATGGAGCAGGCAGAGATGGGCTCCATGGAGCTAGACCAGGTGGACAACAGGGGGCGCCGCTGGAGAAGGTTCTGCGTGGCAGGACAGGAGTACCACGTCAACATGAGTGTCCTGGAGCCATACCTCCAGGTGCTGTCCCACGGAG GTTACTACGGGCAGGCTATGAATGCCATCATCATGTTCTCCTCCTGTTACCTACCAGAGAACACGGTGGAGAACTATGAGTACGTCATGGACAATCTCTTCAG GTACATAGTGGGCACGCTGGACCTGATGGTGTCAGAAGGCTATGTCATGGTGTACCTGTGCAGCATGGCACCCAGGAATAAGATGCCCGCCATCAAATGGCTGCGACAGTGTTACACCTCCATTGACAGAAG GTTGAGGAAGGATCTGAAGGGACTCTTTGTAGTCCACCCTGCCTGGTACATCAAAGCACTCATCACTGTCGTCAAGCCTTTCATCAG TGAGAAGTTCAGCCGGAAGATCCGCTTCATTCACAGCCTGCAGGAGCTGTCCGAGTACATCCCCATGGAACGCCTGCAGATTCCCGACAGCATCCGAGA GTATGATGCGAGGATGAACGGATGA
- the LOC123482162 gene encoding BCL2/adenovirus E1B 19 kDa protein-interacting protein 2-like isoform X1, with protein MGTYTDQGDQYMLNGSPEGAKAAPYIQDMELREEWQDEEFPRPLPEDAHSPETPGENAERPAPPTSLALSGNPIRKKRLVAPTLSLTLSRTDSADRSVKSGDTGYSAAALSPDEDDTDLDINLEALETPSDSESCNFPDSMHELEWEDDLPRLGRGEDGVSGTTVMEQAEMGSMELDQVDNRGRRWRRFCVAGQEYHVNMSVLEPYLQVLSHGGMPMGFLGYYGQAMNAIIMFSSCYLPENTVENYEYVMDNLFRYIVGTLDLMVSEGYVMVYLCSMAPRNKMPAIKWLRQCYTSIDRRLRKDLKGLFVVHPAWYIKALITVVKPFISEKFSRKIRFIHSLQELSEYIPMERLQIPDSIREYDARMNG; from the exons GAGTCCAGAGGGGGCGAAGGCTGCTCCCTACATCCAGGACATGGAGCTGAGGGAGGAATGGCAGGATGAGGAGTTCCCCAG ACCGCTTCCTGAAGATGCCCATAGTCCTGAGACCCCAGGAGAAAATGCAGAGAGACCAG CTCCACCCACCAGCCTGGCCCTTTCAGGAAACCCCATAAGGAAGAAGCGTCTGGTGGCGCCCACCCTCAGCCTGACCCTGTCCCGCACCGACTCAGCAGACCGCAGTGTGAAGTCGGGGGACACCGGGTACTCCGCCGCCGCTCTCTCACCCGACGAAGACGACACGGACCTGGACATCAACCTGGAGGCCCTGGAGACGCCCTCAGACAGCGAGTCCTGCAACTTCCCTGACAGCATGCACGAACTGGAgtgggagg ATGACCTGCCGCGGCTGGGCCGGGGGGAGGATGGTGTCTCAGGCACCACGGTGATGGAGCAGGCAGAGATGGGCTCCATGGAGCTAGACCAGGTGGACAACAGGGGGCGCCGCTGGAGAAGGTTCTGCGTGGCAGGACAGGAGTACCACGTCAACATGAGTGTCCTGGAGCCATACCTCCAGGTGCTGTCCCACGGAG GTATGCCTATGGGTTTCCTAGGTTACTACGGGCAGGCTATGAATGCCATCATCATGTTCTCCTCCTGTTACCTACCAGAGAACACGGTGGAGAACTATGAGTACGTCATGGACAATCTCTTCAG GTACATAGTGGGCACGCTGGACCTGATGGTGTCAGAAGGCTATGTCATGGTGTACCTGTGCAGCATGGCACCCAGGAATAAGATGCCCGCCATCAAATGGCTGCGACAGTGTTACACCTCCATTGACAGAAG GTTGAGGAAGGATCTGAAGGGACTCTTTGTAGTCCACCCTGCCTGGTACATCAAAGCACTCATCACTGTCGTCAAGCCTTTCATCAG TGAGAAGTTCAGCCGGAAGATCCGCTTCATTCACAGCCTGCAGGAGCTGTCCGAGTACATCCCCATGGAACGCCTGCAGATTCCCGACAGCATCCGAGA GTATGATGCGAGGATGAACGGATGA
- the LOC123482162 gene encoding BCL2/adenovirus E1B 19 kDa protein-interacting protein 2-like isoform X4 produces MRSSPGILYFPPRPLPEDAHSPETPGENAERPAPPTSLALSGNPIRKKRLVAPTLSLTLSRTDSADRSVKSGDTGYSAAALSPDEDDTDLDINLEALETPSDSESCNFPDSMHELEWEDDLPRLGRGEDGVSGTTVMEQAEMGSMELDQVDNRGRRWRRFCVAGQEYHVNMSVLEPYLQVLSHGGMPMGFLGYYGQAMNAIIMFSSCYLPENTVENYEYVMDNLFRYIVGTLDLMVSEGYVMVYLCSMAPRNKMPAIKWLRQCYTSIDRRLRKDLKGLFVVHPAWYIKALITVVKPFISEKFSRKIRFIHSLQELSEYIPMERLQIPDSIREYDARMNG; encoded by the exons ATGAGGAGTTCCCCAG GTATTTTGTATTTTCCCCCTAGACCGCTTCCTGAAGATGCCCATAGTCCTGAGACCCCAGGAGAAAATGCAGAGAGACCAG CTCCACCCACCAGCCTGGCCCTTTCAGGAAACCCCATAAGGAAGAAGCGTCTGGTGGCGCCCACCCTCAGCCTGACCCTGTCCCGCACCGACTCAGCAGACCGCAGTGTGAAGTCGGGGGACACCGGGTACTCCGCCGCCGCTCTCTCACCCGACGAAGACGACACGGACCTGGACATCAACCTGGAGGCCCTGGAGACGCCCTCAGACAGCGAGTCCTGCAACTTCCCTGACAGCATGCACGAACTGGAgtgggagg ATGACCTGCCGCGGCTGGGCCGGGGGGAGGATGGTGTCTCAGGCACCACGGTGATGGAGCAGGCAGAGATGGGCTCCATGGAGCTAGACCAGGTGGACAACAGGGGGCGCCGCTGGAGAAGGTTCTGCGTGGCAGGACAGGAGTACCACGTCAACATGAGTGTCCTGGAGCCATACCTCCAGGTGCTGTCCCACGGAG GTATGCCTATGGGTTTCCTAGGTTACTACGGGCAGGCTATGAATGCCATCATCATGTTCTCCTCCTGTTACCTACCAGAGAACACGGTGGAGAACTATGAGTACGTCATGGACAATCTCTTCAG GTACATAGTGGGCACGCTGGACCTGATGGTGTCAGAAGGCTATGTCATGGTGTACCTGTGCAGCATGGCACCCAGGAATAAGATGCCCGCCATCAAATGGCTGCGACAGTGTTACACCTCCATTGACAGAAG GTTGAGGAAGGATCTGAAGGGACTCTTTGTAGTCCACCCTGCCTGGTACATCAAAGCACTCATCACTGTCGTCAAGCCTTTCATCAG TGAGAAGTTCAGCCGGAAGATCCGCTTCATTCACAGCCTGCAGGAGCTGTCCGAGTACATCCCCATGGAACGCCTGCAGATTCCCGACAGCATCCGAGA GTATGATGCGAGGATGAACGGATGA